The genomic DNA TTGATGAAAAATTACAACAAATCGCTACAACTCTCCCAAATTTGCCTCATGACACTGTGCCGGTGGGTAAAGATGAAGAGGATAACGTGGAAGCTCGTCGTTGGAGTGAACCTCGTCAATTTGCTTTTGAACCAAAACCTCACTGGGAAATTGCTGAAAATCTAGGTATTCTTGATTTTGAACGTGGGGCAAAAGTATCAGGAAGCCGCTTTGTTTACTATAAAGGATTAGGTGCTCGCTTAGAACGTGCCCTTTATAATTTTATGTTAGATCAACACGTCTATGAACATGGCTATACTGAAATGATGACACCTTATGCTGTCAACAGCCAAGCCATGTTTGGTACTGGTCAATTTCCTAAATTTAAAGAAGATGTTTTCCAATTAGCTGATACAGATTTAACCTTGATCCCAACAGCCGAAGTTCCTTTAACAAACTACTACAGCAATGAAATCTTAGCAAAAGAAGATTTACCTGTTTACTTCACTGCACTTAGCCCAGCATTCCGTTCAGAAGCAGGTAGTGCCGGTCGTGATACTCGTGGATTGATTCGTCTTCATCAGTTCAATAAAGTAGAAATGGTGAAATTCGCTGATGCAGAACATTCATATGAAGAACTTGAAAAAATGACCGCTGACGCAGAGGACATTTTGAAGAAACTACATTTACCTTACCGTGTTATGACATTATCAACTGGAGATATGGGCTTCTCAGCAGCGAAAACGTACGATTTAGAAGTATGGATCCCTGCACAAGATACGTATCGTGAAATCAGTTCTTGCTCAAACTGTGAAGATTTCCAAGCGCGCCGTGCGATGATCCGTTACCGAGATGCTGATGGAAAAATCCATTATGCACATACATTAAATGGTTCTGGTTTAGCAGTTGGCCGTACGGTTGCTGCCATCCTTGAAAACTATCAAAATGAAGATGGTTCAGTCACAGTTCCAGAAGTACTCGTGCCTTACATGGGGAACCTAAAAGTAATCAAATAAACAATAAAGCAGCTAAGTGATTCGTTGGCACGAATTGCTTAGCTGCTTTTTTATGATCAAAAAGTTTGATTATGATTCTACAGAATAGTTTGGTGCTTCTTTCGTAATTTGTACATCATGCGGATGAGATTCTTTCAGCCCACTGCCACTCATTTGAATGAACTGTGCATCATCTCTTAATTGTTTTAGGTTTGCTGATCCAACATAACCCATCCCTGATTTTAAACCACCAATCATTTGGAAGAGAATGTCTGCCACGCTTCCTTTGTACGCTACGCGGCCTTCAATACCTTCTGGCACTAACTTATTGGCTTCATTCGTGCCACCTTGGAAGTAACGGTCTTTTGAGCCTTTTTCCATGGCGCCTAATGAGCCCATTCCACGGTACGTCTTGAAACGACGACCTTGATAGATTTCAAATTCACCTGGAGATTCATCAGTACCTGCCAACATACTACCTAACATGACCGCATGTCCACCCGCTGCTAAAGCTTTGACGATATCACCAGAATATTTAATCCCACCATCTGCAATAATGGTTTTTCCATATTGGCGTGCAACTGAAGCTGCATCGTAAATAGCTGTTAATTGAGGAACACCCACACCAGCAACCACACGTGTCGTACAAATCGAACCTGGTCCGATACCTACTTTCACCACGTCAACACCTACATCGTATAAAGCTTTTGTTGCTTCTGCTGTTGCTACATTACCAGCAATCAATGTTGCATCTTTAAATGTGGTACGAATTTCTTGGATTTTACGGATCACACCTGCGCTATGTCCATGCGCCGTATCAATGACAATGGCATCTGCGCCAGCATCAAGTAAAGCTTGTGCACGTTCAAATGTGTCGCTAGTGACACCAACTGCGGCAGCTACCAACAAACGACCATGTTCATCTTTTGCTGCATTTGGAAACTCGATCACTTTTTCGATATCTTTGATCGTGATCAAACCACTTAATCGGCCTGCATCATCAACGATCGGTAGTTTTTCGATTTTATGTTGTTGTAAGATTTTTTCTGCATCTTTTAGAGAAGTGCCTACTGGGGCTGTTACTAAGTTTTCTTTTGTCATGACTTCACTGATTTCGATATGGAAGTCTGTAACAAAACGCATATCACGGTTTGTAATGATTCCTACTAATTTGCGGTTTTCCAATGTTTCAACGATTGGCACACCACTGATACGGTATCTGCTCATCAATTCTTCAGCGTCTGCGACCAAGTGTTGTGGTGTCAAGAAGAATGGGTCAATGATTACGCCACTTTCAGAACGTTTCACTTTACGTACTTCATCTGCTTGTTCGCTGATTGTCATGTTTTTATGGATGACACCTAGGCCACCCTGTCTTGCCATAGCAATCGCCATTTTGCTGTCAGTAACTGTATCCATACTTGCACTGATGATAGGAATATTCAATTTGATATTTTTTGCTAATTGTACACTCATATCCACTTCGTTTGGTAACACGTGACTTTCTGCTGGTATCAATAAGACATCATCAAAAGTAAATCCTTTTTTCGTGAACTTTGTTTCCCAGTTGGACATTTTTAGTACCACTCCTCTTGTTTAGTTTATCTACTAAAATAATCGATTTTCTTTTGTAAGTCAACAACTTCTACTAATCCCTTGTTTTTTCTAAGGAACTACTCAGTGAATCCTAAAAAAAGAGCGTACTAGTATAATGAAGCGTCTCCTAATATTTGATCAAAATCAAATGTTAGTTAGCGCTTTCGTCTTACACTGCACGTTCTTTTTTCTTACTCAATATTTTTACTAAACTGAAACGAGTACACTTCAAGAAAGAAAAGATGCGATTCACTTTTTAAACATTTGCTTCGATCGATTCTTTGATCTTTTCAATCTCATTCAAATAATATAGTTTATAGGGAATGCTTAAGCCTTTTTTCTTCGTCTCTTCGTCAAGATACTTTTCATCGACATCTGTATACACAAATAAATCAGCAGTTAGTGTCTCCGGCTTTCTTGTATTATAGCTAATGAAATCCAGCTCGATTTCTGGCCCTAAAACAGACCGCATTTCTTTTTGAAACTTTCTTCCATGCCCAAGAATAAATTGTCCAGTTTTGATTCCGGCATAACCAAACAGAGGCACTCCGTCAGCATTGATAGTAAATATCCATTTGACTTTTTTCATATTCATTCACCCCTCCTCGTTTAACTATCTTGCTCCACATGTTTTTTAATATCAGTGATTGTCTCTTTTCTTTGATAGTAACACTATTTTTTATAATAATAAAAAATAATCTTTCAATCTCATGATTGCCTTTGTGAGATGGATAGAAGATAAAAAAAAGAATGTGCCAGCATGACGCTGCACATTCTTTTTTTATTTATCTTCTCGTAAGTCACATAATTTCTAGGTCCAATGAACTATCTTCTTGGAACAGAAAGACTCCCAACGATGCCATATTTTTTCTTTAAGTAGTAACGCAACGCAAGAGCCGCTGCACCGATGATGATGATCACCACTGGATCTAATAATGGGTTAACAATTGGTGGCAATAAGGTTGTTGCTGAAAAAGCAATGACCCAGATCAATGTCGTTCCACCTAGAATCAACAAGGTTTTACCCATTCCTGGTTTTTTACTGCGATCAGCACCTGGATACTCGTACTGGTAAATATACTTGTACATCAAGTAAAAGACCCATCCACCAATAGCTGAACCTAGTACAAGTGTGGTGATTCCATAAGCAGGCGTTGTTTCACGTGAAAACAATCCAGTGATTGCGATCATGACACTCAATAATCCCAGTAAGAGCAATGTATTGTCCAACCACATCAACGTTGGCGTCGAAGAAGTTTTTACTTCGACCGGTTTATTGATGATTGCTTCTGTTCTTTCAGATACCGTTCCAAATAATTGGCGGGCTGTTTTCCCACCTTTTTGTTCGGATACTAAAACGGGTAACATCTCATGCAAAGCCGTTACTTTTTCTTCTTCTGATAAATTCGCTGCTTCTAGCGACTTCTTTAAGTCAAAAATATATTGTTGATTACGTTTTGTTAGTTGTTCTTCTAACTGCGCATTTTCTTTTACGATTTCGCGTAACTGTTCTGCTTCCATTATTTTACAGTCCTCCTTAGACGCTGACGGTTGTCACAAAAGACATTTTAACATATCACATACACCGTATGATAGCCTTTTTATACATTAAAACGGAATAACATAACGTCGCCATCTTGAACGACATAGTCTTTCCCTTCTAATCGTACACGTCCTGCTTCTTTCGCTGCGTGCATCGTTCCGTATTGGTCTAAATCTTCAAATGAGACTGTTTCTGCACGGATAAAGCCACGTTCAAAATCGGTATGGATGATTCCTGCAGCTTGTGGCGCTTTGATTCCTTTTTTGAACGTCCACGCACGAACTTCTTGTTCACCTGCTGTAAAGTATGTTGCTAATCCTAATAGGTCATACGCCGCACGAATCAATTGATCCAACCCTGACTCTTCAATGCCTAATGCTTCAAGAAACTCTGCTTTATCTTCGTCGTCCAGCTCAGCAATTTCTTCTTCTGCTCTGGCGCTAACGACAATAACTTCTGCGTTTTCTTCTGCAGCAAAATTGCGGACTGCTTGAACATATTCATTCGCATCTGCATTTGCTACTTCATCTTCTGCCACATTCGCAACATACAAGATCGGTTTAGTTGTTAACAAGAATAAAGATTTAACGATTTTTTGTTCTTCTTCTGTAAATTCGATCGAACGTGCTGAACGTCCATCTTCTAATACTGGTTTGATTTTCTCCAACACCGCTAATTCAGCGACTGCATCTTTATCTTTTGTTTTTGCAATTTTTGCCACACGTGTATAGCGCTTCGTCACTGACTCTAAATCTGCTAAGACAAGCTCTAAATTGATCGTATCAATATCTGCTAAAGGATCGACGCGTCCTTCTACGTGTGTGATGTTGTCATCATCAAAACAACGAACGACATGACAGATTGCATCTACTTGGCGAATATGACTTAAAAATTGGTTTCCTAATCCTTCACCTTTACTTGCACCCTTAACGATTCCAGCAATGTCTGTAAATTCAAAGGTTGTTGGTACAGTTTTCTTTGGTTTTACTAATTCTGTTAAACGTTGTAAACGCCAATCAGGTACTTCAACCATTCCAATATTTGGATCAATAGTCGCAAAAGGATAGTTGGCAGCCTCTGCTCCCGCCTTTGTAATTGCATTGAACAAAGTTGATTTTCCTACGTTGGGTAAACCCACAATTCCAGCAGTTAATGCCATAAATTCATTCACTCTTTCTCTACATTTTTTTCAAGTACTTTTTTCATTTTTTTCTCAAATTCTCGACGGGTCATCATCACGATATGACCGCAATTCATACATTTGATTTTGATATCAGCGCCCATTCGGATGATTTCCCAACGGTTCGTTTGACAAGCATGAGGTTTTTTCATTTCTACGATATCATGTAAGTCGTACATAACATAGCCTCCCTCTGTTTATTCTTCATCAAATTGAATATTTAGAATATCAAGAATTCTAGTTAAATCATTTTGTGAAAGATATTCGATTTCGATTTTACCTTTCCCATTCTTTTCTTGGATGGCGACACTTGTTCCAAATTTATCCATCAAGCGATCTTCACTCTCACGGATATAATACGGTTTTTCCTTCGCTAAACGTGGAATTTTTTTCTTTTCTTGCCCATCATTTTGATTCAGCTCGGAAACGATCTGCTCTAATTGTCGAACCGTTAGATTTTCTGTGACGACACGATTGGCTAATTTTAATATCAATTGTTTATTTTTTAATCCAAGTAACGTACGAGCTTGTCCCATAGATAATCGTTGATCTTGGACCATTTCTTTCACTAAATCAGGCAATGTCAATAAACGCAAATAGTTTGCGATATAAGGACGACTTTTCCCTAAACGACTTGCGACTTCAGCTTGTGTCAACTTTAAGTTCTTCATCAACATCTCATAAGCTTCTGCTTCTTCTAAAGGATTCAAGTCTTCACGTTGTAAGTTTTCTAAAACTGCAACTTGCATCATCGCTTCTTCGTCGAAATCCCTGACAATTGCAGGAATTGTTTCTTTGCCAGCTAACTTAGACGCTCGGAAACGACGTTCACCTGCGATGATCTCATACCCTTTCACCGACGAACGACGAACAATGATCGGTTGAAAGACACCGGAGTACTCGATCGAGTTCGCTAATTCTTGCAATGATACTTCTTCAAATGTTTTACGTGGTTGATACGGATTAGGACGCAATTCGTTTAGTGGCAACTGAATAACAGTTTCATCTTTCACGTTGACTGTTTCTAAATTTTCCAAATCTTGAAACAGCGCGTCGATTCCCCGACCTAGTCCTTTACTTTTCTTCACGATCGACCACTTCCTTTGCTAATGCTTGATACACTTCAGCGCCTCTGGAACGCGGATCATAATCAATGATAGGTTTTCCATGACTTGGTGCTTCTGACAAACGAATGTTTCGAGGAATCACTGTGTCATACACTTTTTCACGGAAATACTTCCGTACTTCTTCTACCACTTCATTCCCTAGATTCGTTCGAGCGTCATACATCGTCAATAATACCCCTTCGATTTCCAATTCAGGGTTGAAGTGTTTTTGTACCAAGCGAACAGTATTCAGTAGTTGACTTAACCCTTCTAACGCATAGTACTCACACTGCACAGGGATTAAAATCGAATCACTTGCAGTAAATGAGTTGATGGTTAGATGACCTAAAGATGGCGGGCAATCAATTAAAATGTAGTCATACTGATCGTTGACTTCAGCCAGTGAACTTTTTAAACGTGATTCTCTTGCCATCATTGAGGTTAATTCAATCTCCGCTCCCGCTAATTGAAGAGTGGCAGGCACAATACTCAAGTTTTCATGTTCAGTAGCAATTGTCGCTTCAGCAATTGGTAACTCATTGACTAATACATCATAAATATCTTGTGTCACATCAGGTTTACGAATGCCTACTCCGCTAGTGGCATTTCCTTGTGCATCCATATCTACTAGCAACACTTGTTTACCTAAACTTGCTAAACAAGCACCTAGATTTACAGTTGTCGTTGTTTTACCAACGCCGCCTTTTTGATTTGCAACGGATATAATTTGTGCCATCTCTTCTCCTCCTACTTGATTGGTTGCTTATTCGGCAACCCAGGTTTTCTTGGATACTTCTTCGGTGTTGGTTTCTTTTTCTGTATGATCAGAATGTGGCGTTTGTCCGAGATTTTAGGTAGTTCGATTGCTTGCTCACCAATAAATTTACCACCTAATTGCGCAATCGCTGGTTTCGCTTCTGCCAATTCTTCTTCACTTTTCGCAGCTTTCAGTGCATAGAAATAACCCTCTTGTTTCACTAATGGTAAACACAGTTCCGTCAATACATTCAAACGTGCCACTGCACGAGCAGTCACAAAATCAAATGATGCACGGAATTGCGGATTTTGTCCAAATGTTTCTGCACGATCATGGTAAAGAGACGCATCGATTTCTAATTGATTCGTTAACTCAGTTAAAAAAGTGATTCGCTTATTCAAGGAATCAACAATCGTTATTTGTAACTCAGGAAAAGCAATTTTTAAAGGAATACTTGGGAACCCAGCTCCTGAGCCGACGTCACATAAAGTCAGGCCATTTGAAAAATCAACATCAAATGCCAACGTCAATGAATCATAAAAGTGTTTTAAGTAAACTTCTTCTCGATCAGTGATCGCCGTCAAATTCATTTTTTCATTCCACTCCACTAATAAATGAAAATAACGGTCAAACTGCGCCATTTGCTTATCCGATAAATGAATGTCTTTTTCTGCCAAGACTTGGCGAAATTCTTCTGGTGTCATAATTTGTCCTTTCATTGTGAAACAGCTAATTGTTTCACAGAATCTCTTCCTACTTTAACGCAAAATGAGTCGAGTTGCAATCTTTCTATATATAAATTTAAAGGAGGTTATGCCAAATTTGGAAGTATGTAAATCCTACTTCTAAAATAAAAAAATAATCAACCCCCGGACAACACAAAAAGAGTGTTCTGCCCATTGCTCACACTCCTTTATTTTCTATTATTTAGTTAGACAACAGTCACTTCTCAATTGGGCTTTTATCGATCGTTCACTTTTATAGCAAGTGTTAGAACAATTGATTCGCTAATTCTTTGTCACGTGCCACCATTTCATTGATTTTTTGGGTAATTTCATCGGCGAGTGTTTGAAACTGTTCTGACATCTGATCAATTTGGCGGATCTTATCTCTAAATTCCTGTGTCGGTTCATCGACGATCTCCCATTTCGTACAACCAACTTCGGCTAATGTTTCAATCACCTCGTTATAGGTCAAATGGGGCGTATAATTACGTATTCTCCCCAACCAGTCATTCCATAAGTCTTCCAACTCGGTGATCCCGTTTTGGTAAATCACACGAACATTTCCCATTGCCTCATCAAATTTACTTGCTACTGTCTGTACTACAGTTAATGCTTGGCTATCCTCTAAATAAATTTTTTCTGACCGAGAAAGTCCGTCGCCACTTGCAGTCAGCTTCTGCCGTAACTCTTTTAATGTCAAGAATTCTTTGATTTGAACCTTTACCATCTACGTATACAATGATCTGGCCATGCTTATCGATATAATTTCCCTCTTCATCTGTTCTGAATTGATCCAGCGAATGTCCAAATGTTTCCCAGCCCGAATTGTCGATTCCAAAACTATTGATTGGAAGCATCCCTTTCCCACCAGTGAAAAGCCCACTCGTGACGACATCCGAAGTGTCGTAGATATTGATCAGGGTACCGTTGTGATTATCAAATAATGCTTGTGCAAGCCCTGGTCCGGCCGCGCCGTACGTCACACTGTCATAACCATTGAGCCCTGCGACAAAAAGAGCTTTAGCGCCACCTAATGAGTGCCCTGTCGTTGAGATCGTATAGCCAGCTGATTTGGGATACTGCTTTTCAATTTCACGGGCATAGTTTAAAGCGGAGACAAATGCGCCATCTGGATGTTTATTACTTCGACCAATTTCCTCAAGGTTAGTATGCCAATCTTTGAGCGAAGTCGTGCCAGCATAGGCAATCGTCAGGTTTTTGGTGATGACGGAGTCGGGGAAGCCATTGACTTTCTTTAGCTCTTCATCATCAAATGTCTTATACCGATCCTTAAGTTCAGCAACAACCATTGCCTGCGTACTGTTTTTCTTTGGTTTAGATTCATTACCTATTTTATCTTTATCTGTATTTAAAGTTCCTATAACGATATGGTTTGTTCCAAGAGGTTTATCGCCATAATTTACCTTGCCACTTTCTAATTGATATATAAATTCAGATAAGTATCTATTTTGATCCATTAATTTATTCCTCCTGTATAATAAACAATTTGATCATCTGAGATATCAATCCCTTTTTCTTCCTTTCTTTCATTAATAAAATAAGGTCCTTGACCTCTGCCACTAGTTATTCTGTAAATAAACTTATCTGTTTCTGCAGATCTTGTGTTTAACAATACTTCTTCTTGATAAACATCATTAACTGTGAAATAGATGACTAATGAATTCATCGGACTAACCGAATATCCAGTAAATTCTATCTTCTCAATATCCGAATACTCTCTGATACTCAACATTTTTTCTAAATATTCTTCCGTTGTTATTCCTTCTTCTTTTTGATATTCTTCTACGATTTCCTTTTGTTTCTCACTATCTCTCGTATAAATTCGATAGTTATTGTACACATAATTCGCCAGATCTTTCTGTATTTCCAGCAATTCTTGGTGATCTTCTTCCCTTTTATCCATATGCATCTTCCCTCCGACTCCTCCTAAAATAATGATTACTAACACACCTAACCAATGCCGTTTTTTCATAGATCCTCCTTTCAGTTAGCTACTATTTTTGTCAATGCTTCACAATAAGATACGTATACTTCATTTTATTCTGCGATCACATTTCAATATCAAGTTATTTTATGTATACTTATAGAGAGAAAGACAAGTGTTGTGACGTATGTTCATCTATACAGCTCATCTCAATTTATTATAACAAAAATAAGGAGGTTTTTTAGATCGAAATAAAAATAAAATTGTTATTTTTTAAATTTTTAATGCTACTTTCTTGCCTACTTTTTTCTCGATGGTTTTTCATGCGTTATCTCTATTATTATTCTATTACGCTTTTTCCACCATCTGGCCCTGTCGACTTCTGGTTTCCTTTCTTCTTAGTGATAATCATTACGTTATTCCTTTATGTCAGTCTTCACTGTGCTTTCACAAGAAACATTTATTGGGAATGGCTGATCTTTTTTTCTTTACTCTACATCACCTTTCTCATTTATTTACTTTTCTTAAAAAATATCGGGATACGAGGTGTAGAATTTCAATTATTTTCATGGGTGAAGGATTTGATTTATGGTGATCCAATGATTGTTCTGTTTAATATTTTATTGTTTCTACCTCTAGGCTGGTTTTTACCATTAAGTTGGAAGAATACTATCTTAGTCATTTCATCTGTCATAGGCATTGAATGGATTCAATATTTCTTTTACCTAGGCATCTTTGATTTAGGGGATGTTTTTGTAAATACTTGTGGGTTTCTTATTGGTGCATGTATAAATAGGTGGCTGATCAGTCGATGGGATATTCAGGTTTCTTCTTTTTTACATAAGTGATTTACTCTATGTTCTTGCTAATGAAAAAACAGCCGACGAATTAATCATTCGTCAGCTGTTTTTTTATTTAGTGCTTTATTTAAGCAGATATTTCCACTTTCACGATTTTGCCTAGGTCAAACAAAAAAGCCGGACGCATCCGACTTTTTTAGGTGCATACCGAAGTAATACACCGCTATTTAGTATACTCATGATACCACGAGCAATATACAGAGTAAAGCAAAAAAATTCTAACCATTTGAAATATACTCTTTTAGCCCCGCTATTTTCTTTCTAGCATCTGTTCCTAGTATTTCACTGTAGGCTTTCATTGGAATAGAGGCATATAGAAGTTCTCTCTTTTTATCAAACTGTGATACCACACGGCTCAGTTCTGTTTTTGTTGTATATTGCTTCTTCATTAAAAATATAAGCAACACTAAAAAATCTACTATGCTTTCAAAATCAATGTTTTTAATCCCTGTAGAATTTTCTAAATATTTTATAAGTTGAGAAGAAAAGTTGCTGTTGTTAAATCTGCAATCAAAAATCATAGAATTATGCATTGTTGCATTTCTAATACCTGTTAAACAGAAAATTATATTTTCTAACATTCTACCATTCTGATTAAAACCAGTATGATGCATATTCATATCTTGAGTAAATTCAATTCTATATGAAATATTCATACAAGAGATAAAATTTCCAAACTCACCCATAGTTATTACTTCAAAGTATGCCCATAATGGAAGTGGTTTACTGCTATGGAAAAAATGCTGAATACATGGATGTCCTTTAGAGTAGTTATACGCAATAGTACTGTCTATTTTGTTACGTAACTCCAATTTTTTATTTAAATATTTTTTATATTCTTTATTCCCTACAGGTTTTGCCTCATAATCATTTAATTTATTTTGATAAATACTTTCCATATCAGAATTGTTATCCTTAACTAAATAATCAATTAAACGATTTTTTAATGAGGTTTCAATTCGTACTAGTAATGGATAAAATATCGTTTTTACTTCTATATCAAAATCATAGATAGCTTTCACTTCCTGAAAATTATTATAATTTTGTAAATTAGAACTCTTTTTTATGTATCTACTCGCCTTGTAGCCATGATAATATCCCATGTTTAATAGTGCTTGTTTCTCAGTGCTTCCATTGATCTCTACTCCATGTGAATTTCTAATATGTCTCATTAAACCATCAGTACTTTTTCCTTTTTCTACCACTCACTACAACTCCTTTAGATTTAAATTGTTAGAATATTATAGCATTCGGCTTTACTCCTTTACAATGTAGTCATGTCATCATTGGTCAGTTAGCACCTGTATTGTAAAATTATCCATCATTATTTTTTTATTTATTAAGGCGTATCTGAAAACTCATAAAAATACACCCAATTAGCTCATTCACAGTTAATAGAAATGTGAATATGCAATAAAAGCTAACAAAAAAAGGAACTTCCACTACAAAGGTTACCTTGATAAAGTAGCTAGGAAGTTCCTTAAATATGAAAATAATCAAAGTCCACGGTTTTAGAAAGACCCATGCTACCTTGCTCTTTGAGGCTGGTGCACAGATAAAAGATGTACAAGATAGACTAGGACATTCTTCTTCTAAAACAACCATGGACATCTATATTCAAGTATCGAAAAATCGGCAAGAAGAAACGATTAATTTGTTCTTTTCTTACATGAACGGTTGAGAAACGTAGTCAAAAACGTAGTCAGTTGGTATTTAAAGGATTCGTTTATTCACACAAATCCTTTAGTACCAAGGTTCTACACTTCCACTTTCGCAATCTTCCCTTGTTCGATGTAGACCATCAAGATGCTTAGGTCTGCTGGATTGACACCGCTGATGCGGCTTGCTTGTGCGATGGTTTCTGGACGGATTTTTTGAAGCTTTTGTTTTGCTTCCGTTGCTAATCCGTTGATCGCAGCGTAGTCAATGTTTTCTGGGATGCGTTTGGCTTCCATCCGTTTTAGTTTTTCTACTTTTTCTAATGCTTTTTTGATGTATCCTTCGTATTTTAGTTGAATTTCAACTTGTTCGATTTCTTTACGTGTTAACTCCGCATTTTCTGGAATAAATCGTAATAGATCGGCATAGGTGATTTCTGGACGACGCAAG from Enterococcus mundtii includes the following:
- a CDS encoding Abi family protein, translating into MVEKGKSTDGLMRHIRNSHGVEINGSTEKQALLNMGYYHGYKASRYIKKSSNLQNYNNFQEVKAIYDFDIEVKTIFYPLLVRIETSLKNRLIDYLVKDNNSDMESIYQNKLNDYEAKPVGNKEYKKYLNKKLELRNKIDSTIAYNYSKGHPCIQHFFHSSKPLPLWAYFEVITMGEFGNFISCMNISYRIEFTQDMNMHHTGFNQNGRMLENIIFCLTGIRNATMHNSMIFDCRFNNSNFSSQLIKYLENSTGIKNIDFESIVDFLVLLIFLMKKQYTTKTELSRVVSQFDKKRELLYASIPMKAYSEILGTDARKKIAGLKEYISNG